The Epinephelus moara isolate mb chromosome 21, YSFRI_EMoa_1.0, whole genome shotgun sequence DNA window TAACTCAATatacggtccgtgaaaaaaatattttttccagtggatatcttagttacaacatgattgagctagcagagcagttttgtgttgctatgtgtggtatttattcagttttgggaaatcacgatttctagaaagcatcagtagtggctgcagctgacagggacagctaacagcagcagcaaagctaacatcaggacgtcatctgttaaaagcctcccgttgtcggatatgacatgaaaatactccagttagctcaatcatgttgtaactaagacatccgctggaaaaaaaataataaattcacggaccgtttattgagtaattgagttaatacagacaccgctaacggctaacagctaacagctaactacgtccctacgtcgccccagtcaaaatggtcgcgcaacgattacgccacatccagagcccggtaactttacaagAACTTTCCTCCTActctgctctctcagtggagacacggcggttgagagggccgagcgagaggacattcctgtagtagttcctgccacccaaatagtaccaggaacttcttcagtttAAACGGGCCTATTGACTTTTGGGTTCACAAAATTGGTCAAAATCCAAGTCAGTTTTCAATTTTGTACATCAGGACAAAAATATACAGTGTTACTTGTGGCATATTTTGTACACTGTACttttaaattcacatttttgaaACCACCTTCACTTCTGCTTGTCCTCGACTACATGACTTTTTGTTGCTTACCAAATATCCATCCCACACAGATGGATTCCAAAATGGCGAAAAACACGATTGGTATTCCACTGCAAGCATAGTGAtcaaacagcagaaaaacataaaGTCCTCCCTACAGCACATaacagagaagaaagagaagggaAGAGAAAATAGATGGTTTGGTTCAAAGGCAAAATATATttgacacagagaaagagacttATCAACAGGCATGAGGtatttctaaacagtttttatgtcacagattaaacaaatgaagTCTTACTTCAGTCACCATCAACAGGCCAGTGATCAAAGATACACCACAGATGACCAGCAGAAGCAGTTTACGTCGATGACCAGGGTAAAAGAAGGATGGATACAAGTCTGATATGGCTGTCACCAAGGCTTCCATACACACAAACTGTGGGTAAAAGATGAGagttacttttacattttatatacaCTGATACTTAGAATTAAGTCAATTAGCCACTATAAAGCTtttagttcattcattcattcattttccataaccgcttatcctgtcaggggtcgcgggggggctggagcctatcccagctgacagtgggcgagaggtggggtacaccccggacaggtctccagactattaaagggctgacacacagagacagacagaggatgTTGGTTGGCATGCCAAATTTCCTGAGCTTTCTCAAGAAGTACAGTCGCTGCTTTTTTGATTTACAATAGAATTATTACACTTTACCTCAGTGTCCAGTCCAAGGAAGATTATCatcatgaagaaaaaaacaaaccagagttGGGGTAAAGGTATCATGGCTATGGCCCGAGGGTAGGCAATGAATGCCAATCCAGGACCTGCAGGTGGTCCAAAGTAGATGGAAATATAGGTTTGGCATTTGGCGACCAAACACGTGGAGCTCCTCGCTCACTTACCCTGTGGGTGTCTCCCAacatttaaaacctttcaaCACTGCTGGTCCACGTGAATCACAAAATGATGTACATTACATTCTATTGTTCAGATTAGGGTTAAGAAATAGAGAATTAATATAGTCTATTGACAGTCCTCATAAGTACTTTTCATGTACAAAGATGGGAGTGCAACCTTATTCATCACAATCTGAGGACCCAGCACCTGGCTACCCACAGCACTGTGAGGACTCACATGacatctggggaccaaaatCCAAATGTTGTACAGTCTTGTACAGTTTAATAGAAGGTTAAGAATTTGGAAGGAAGTGAATACAGGTAATTTCTTAATTCTCTCTAATatgtttaaacaaatacaacatggtGTCTTTCTACAAACCATCCCATACCTGATTCAGCCACCACTGAGATGTCAACACCCAACTCATAGGACATGAA harbors:
- the LOC126409173 gene encoding sodium- and chloride-dependent GABA transporter 3-like, which translates into the protein MPSLVWLDAGSQILYSCCVCFGCMSALGSYNKYNNNNNNNCYRDTFALCTLNSLSSFVAGFAVFSVLGFMSYELGVDISVVAESGPGLAFIAYPRAIAMIPLPQLWFVFFFMMIIFLGLDTEFVCMEALVTAISDLYPSFFYPGHRRKLLLLVICGVSLITGLLMVTEGGLYVFLLFDHYACSGIPIVFFAILESICVGWIFGKQQKVM